The DNA window CGTGTTCGAATTTGGATTGGGAGGTTCTGAACCGCCCCTCACTCCCCTGTCGACCCTTACCTCGGCACCGACGTCTATGAGAGCGATTACGGGACACAACGGTAAGAACAAGCTGATTGGCACGACGGCCGTCGAAAAGATCGATGGCAAGGGCGGAAAAGATTACCTGTGGGGCAAGGGCGGCAGCGACATCCTCACGGGTGGCGCAAGCAAGGACGCCTTCATGTTCGACACGAAACTGGGCTCGGACAACGTCGATACCATCACCGACTTCAAGCCACCGGATGATCGCATCTGTCTCAACGACTCGGTTTTCACCAAGCTCGGATCGACGGGAACCCTGGCGGCCAGCAAGTTCGTGATCGGCAAGAAAGCCTTGGATTCCACCGACCGCGTTATCTACAACAGCAAGACGGGCGATCTGTCATACGATGCCGACGGCTCCGGCAGCGGCGCGGCGATCAAGTTCGCCAAACTCGACGCTCACCTGAAGATGACGGCCGCTGACTTCGTCGTCATCTAACTGTTGCTAGGCTCCCTGGTAGCCCCGGCCGTCCGGGGCTACCATCCCGCTGGCCAAGCAGGTGCACTTCATTTCAATCGCTCGTCTCGCGAAGTCGTCAGAAAATCCGAACCACAAACTCACACCACAAACTCTCTATGTCCCTGAGTGCCGTAATGGGCCCGCTAAAGCATCGGACCCATTCGGGAGCCGAATCCAATGAATGAAACGGCCTCGCTCACCCACCGATTGCTTGCGCGAAGCAATCAGAACGGCGTGTCTTCTATAACTATGTCATCGAGAATGAATGGCGCACCCGACACGATTCGAACGTGTGACCTTTGCCTTCGGAGGGCAACGCTCTATCCAGCTGAGCTACGGGTGCTTGAGGCGCTGGGCCTGACAAACAGTCAGTAAATCCAATCAGTTACGCTACCTAACCTAGCAGCCTTCCTGAGCTTAGCAAGGATTTTAAAGCTCTCTGTTCAACTCCGTTTGTCACACTCACTGTGACAACCACTGTGACAAGCCGAGACCTTCCCCACGGGTACGGGGGAAACCAGCTGAGCACGGGTTGAGCGATAGGCTCACAGGTTTTTGCAATAAAATTATCAATGCTCTGCCGTCTCACGCCCCGTGCGCTAGACATAAGCTCGGCTCGGCTGCACGATTTGAGCAAAGGCTGCTGGGGGCATAAGTGGTGTTAGATCAGATAGAGAATGACCCTTTGGCCTTGCAGGCAATAGCTCGTAGGCTGCGCCATCTGCGGGAGAGGCTAGGTTATACTCGGGCCAAGGACTGGTGTGAGTATATAGGCATGGGTCAGCAGTCTTGGAGTAACTTTGAAAATGCACGCCGACGCATCTCACTTGATGAGGCACTTAAGCTCGTCGCTCTTACTGAGGTTAGCCTAGACTGGATCTATCTTGGTAAGCATGACCCTGGTCTCACATTTGAGGTTCCAGAGGAGGTAGCCGCCAGACCGGCGGAAGGTATTGGCCTCGGCGTCAGGATCAAAGCGGGACGGAAGAAGATCGGCATGACTGGGGCGGCACTGGCCTCGGCGCTTGGTGTCACCCGTCAGGCTGTAAATAGTTGGGAGGTTGGCACAACTGCTCCGTCTCCTGAGCTGCTTCCAGAGGTGTGCCGACTGCTTGGCATAGATGAAGATGAGGTAGCTGCGGCGGTCGCCTCCGAGCCACGGCGACTCAAGTTGACAGTACAACGTGTGCTTGATGAGGCACGCAATCAGATCGCTCAAATTTCGGGAGCGTCTTATGAGGCGATCAGGTTAAAGCTAGAGATAACCTCTTGATCTGATGCCTAAGGGGGGAACATGGCTGCACATGGGTTGAGCGATAGACTCAGAGATTTTTGTAACAATCAAACATATTCAGTTCGCTTGTGATAGATCCATTGCTGCGGTCTGCTGTGAGGTTCGTTTGAGAACCTATCAGAGTGTTCGGCAACCGGTTGAGTTTGCCCTATCGCGCCATTAGCTTAGCAGCAAAGCAAAGGCCAAGGCATGTCCAACGGTGAGCCTAGAGACTTTAATCATCTAACGGCGGAGGAGCGTTTTTTTGTAGCTCAGAACCGCCTCGCATCAACCTCTGGACTAATGGTGGAGGTGATCCGTCTTAACGAGCAGAAGCAAGCTCTGTGGGCGTCAGAAGCGATCCGGAACATGATCGGAGAAACCCACAATGAGCCGGTCGGACCTCCGGACACGCTTATACTCACGGTAATAAATTACGAGATTGTCCAAGTATGCCGCCTCTGGGACAAATTCGATGCACACGGTTTTGGGCTTCCAACAATAGCGGCGCTTTT is part of the Microvirga terrae genome and encodes:
- a CDS encoding helix-turn-helix domain-containing protein; this translates as MLDQIENDPLALQAIARRLRHLRERLGYTRAKDWCEYIGMGQQSWSNFENARRRISLDEALKLVALTEVSLDWIYLGKHDPGLTFEVPEEVAARPAEGIGLGVRIKAGRKKIGMTGAALASALGVTRQAVNSWEVGTTAPSPELLPEVCRLLGIDEDEVAAAVASEPRRLKLTVQRVLDEARNQIAQISGASYEAIRLKLEITS